In Zhaonella formicivorans, one DNA window encodes the following:
- a CDS encoding ADP-ribosylglycohydrolase family protein codes for MLSFSKAYGALMGTAIGDAMGMPAYFFPEKTWERLGWIDDLLDAPPDHEVHKGNVRGKVTDDTEQAIYLALAYIEGNGITVEGVAKKLTEWYLASGGDQNQFIGPSSAKALKEILAGKNPRETGLFGETNGCVMRISPVGIVNGGNMERAIQDAVISCTPTHFTTVAVSAAAAAAAAIAEAMTDCPTVESVIAAAKQGAEEGKKYGRLVITPSISRRIDLAVEIAASGKEVKEKLQDLYNLIGTGLAAAEIVPAALGIFAMAAGDPVKTVIYAANASGDADTLGAIAGGIAGAFAGIDGFKGRWVETVSAANPQFNFKEVAKELLKVAENRVF; via the coding sequence ATGCTTAGTTTTTCAAAAGCTTACGGTGCTTTGATGGGTACGGCCATTGGCGATGCCATGGGTATGCCCGCTTACTTTTTTCCTGAAAAAACGTGGGAGCGGTTGGGTTGGATTGATGACCTGCTGGATGCTCCTCCGGACCACGAAGTGCACAAAGGAAATGTGAGGGGCAAAGTGACTGACGATACGGAGCAGGCTATTTACTTGGCTCTGGCTTACATTGAAGGAAACGGGATTACGGTGGAAGGGGTAGCAAAAAAATTAACGGAATGGTATCTGGCGAGCGGCGGTGATCAGAATCAGTTTATCGGCCCCAGTTCAGCCAAGGCCCTGAAAGAAATCTTGGCAGGGAAGAATCCCAGGGAGACAGGCCTCTTTGGTGAAACCAACGGTTGCGTGATGCGCATCAGCCCAGTTGGTATTGTGAACGGAGGAAATATGGAGCGAGCAATTCAAGACGCTGTGATTTCCTGTACACCTACCCATTTTACTACAGTGGCTGTTTCTGCTGCTGCCGCTGCTGCCGCTGCCATTGCTGAAGCCATGACTGACTGCCCCACTGTAGAATCAGTAATTGCCGCAGCCAAGCAGGGAGCTGAAGAAGGCAAAAAATACGGCCGCTTGGTGATTACTCCTTCCATCAGCCGGCGCATTGATCTGGCTGTGGAAATTGCCGCTTCAGGTAAAGAAGTGAAGGAAAAACTTCAGGATTTATATAATCTGATTGGTACCGGTCTGGCTGCGGCAGAAATTGTGCCCGCCGCTTTGGGTATCTTTGCCATGGCTGCAGGTGACCCGGTAAAAACAGTAATTTACGCTGCCAATGCCAGCGGTGATGCAGATACTTTAGGGGCTATTGCCGGCGGCATTGCCGGAGCTTTTGCCGGGATTGACGGCTTTAAGGGCCGGTGGGTAGAGACGGTGAGTGCGGCTAATCCCCAGTTTAATTTTAAGGAAGTAGCCAAAGAGCTGCTCAAAGTAGCTGAAAACAGGGTATTTTAA
- a CDS encoding MFS transporter, with protein sequence MKQKDSLLNKNVILVFFVTFIFFATLDMTVYPLPLYVLELGGGPREIGYIAGTFSFSAILFRPLLGRISDARGDKGILLIGMIASATAPLLYLAFSDLRLVALVRAYHGLGLAAVVLATQAMMAGLAPSGKKGQALALQGIADGSGLMLGPPLGQWMMEAQGFHQLFISIAVLAGVGFFLALLTDEPRNNIGDVKVTEQEIAGPFLQPQLLLATLLGFAVAFVFGSVLTFLPVYAEQLTVRFKSGLFVILALFAIIGRYTTGLLSDKYGRNKVVLPAVVLIASGAMLLAFWTASFGIYLATALVGIGFGSGHCGLLTIAAEGSSSQFKGRSISLYATVFDLGIAASSYIFGVIAEWSSYGTVFTAAGLLGLALGLPLYFRLIRLPLCS encoded by the coding sequence ATGAAACAGAAGGATAGCTTATTAAACAAAAACGTTATTCTGGTGTTTTTTGTTACTTTTATATTTTTTGCCACTCTTGACATGACTGTTTATCCCTTGCCATTATATGTGCTTGAGCTGGGAGGAGGGCCCCGGGAGATTGGCTATATTGCCGGGACATTCAGCTTTTCTGCTATTTTATTCAGACCGCTGCTTGGCAGAATAAGCGATGCCAGGGGTGATAAAGGCATTCTTTTAATTGGAATGATAGCCTCTGCCACGGCGCCTCTCCTGTATTTAGCCTTTTCCGATTTGCGCCTGGTGGCCCTGGTCAGGGCCTATCATGGCCTGGGCTTAGCAGCTGTGGTGCTGGCTACCCAGGCCATGATGGCAGGTTTAGCTCCTTCCGGCAAAAAAGGACAAGCTTTAGCGCTGCAAGGGATTGCCGACGGTTCGGGGTTGATGTTAGGGCCGCCTTTGGGACAGTGGATGATGGAAGCTCAGGGTTTTCATCAGCTGTTTATCAGCATTGCTGTACTCGCAGGGGTAGGATTTTTCCTGGCTCTGTTGACTGATGAACCTAGGAATAATATTGGCGACGTAAAGGTGACAGAACAAGAAATTGCAGGTCCTTTCTTGCAGCCGCAACTGCTCCTGGCTACCTTGTTGGGTTTTGCTGTAGCTTTTGTCTTTGGTTCCGTACTTACTTTTCTGCCTGTATATGCCGAACAGTTGACGGTCCGGTTTAAAAGCGGGCTTTTTGTTATCCTGGCACTGTTTGCTATCATAGGCAGGTATACCACCGGCTTGTTATCTGATAAATACGGCAGAAACAAGGTGGTGCTGCCTGCAGTAGTTTTGATTGCAAGCGGGGCAATGCTCCTAGCCTTTTGGACTGCATCCTTCGGCATTTACCTGGCCACAGCATTGGTTGGGATTGGGTTTGGGTCGGGACATTGTGGCCTTTTGACCATTGCTGCTGAGGGAAGCTCCTCTCAATTCAAGGGCCGGTCTATTTCGCTGTATGCTACCGTATTTGACCTGGGAATAGCTGCTTCAAGTTATATTTTCGGGGTTATAGCGGAATGGAGCAGCTACGGAACAGTATTTACAGCTGCCGGGCTTTTGGGGCTGGCGCTGGGGCTGCCCCTCTATTTCCGTTTGATTCGCTTGCCATTATGTTCGTAG
- a CDS encoding polysaccharide deacetylase family protein: protein MRKLFAEYAHGGHVLVLVVFLELFSLLFYLSFGESCALFAEARAAQNLEAAAIMESAPVQEAETIDGETPVTQGETAGSKILQTAAEAAPVKTVQPQEGQEENKTDKQDFAITVNSNPEALKLIALTFDDGPGQLTGEYLAMLGEYGVKATFFVIGRHAEEYPNELLAIKQAGHEVGVHSMSHRQLNKLTLKEIKAEMQGSAAVVEKLTGEYPVYFRPPYGAFNKEVLDVAKELGQQNILWSVDPKDWRNPGAAAITARILKDVKPGDIIVMHENRKQTLEALPQIIEGIRSMGYDFGTVTEVLYDN, encoded by the coding sequence GTGCGGAAGCTATTCGCCGAATATGCTCATGGAGGACATGTTCTGGTGCTAGTAGTGTTTTTGGAACTGTTTTCATTGCTCTTCTACCTGTCATTTGGAGAATCCTGCGCTTTGTTTGCCGAAGCCAGGGCAGCTCAAAACCTGGAAGCTGCAGCAATTATGGAGTCGGCGCCTGTGCAGGAAGCCGAAACAATCGACGGGGAAACTCCTGTAACCCAGGGAGAAACCGCCGGTTCTAAAATTCTTCAAACAGCTGCAGAGGCTGCTCCCGTTAAGACAGTTCAGCCGCAAGAAGGGCAAGAGGAAAACAAGACAGATAAACAGGATTTTGCTATAACAGTCAATTCCAACCCCGAGGCTTTAAAATTAATAGCCCTTACCTTTGATGACGGGCCGGGTCAACTTACGGGCGAATACTTAGCAATGCTAGGGGAATACGGAGTGAAGGCAACATTTTTTGTAATTGGCAGACACGCAGAGGAATATCCCAATGAGCTTTTGGCCATTAAACAGGCCGGGCATGAAGTGGGTGTCCATTCCATGAGCCACAGGCAGCTTAACAAGCTTACTTTAAAAGAGATTAAAGCTGAAATGCAGGGTAGCGCCGCTGTTGTTGAAAAACTTACAGGAGAATATCCGGTCTATTTTCGGCCTCCCTATGGCGCATTTAATAAAGAGGTTTTGGATGTTGCCAAAGAATTGGGACAGCAAAATATCCTCTGGAGCGTGGACCCTAAAGATTGGAGGAATCCCGGAGCAGCCGCAATAACAGCCCGGATCTTAAAGGATGTAAAACCAGGGGACATCATTGTTATGCATGAAAACAGGAAACAAACCCTGGAAGCCCTGCCCCAAATCATTGAAGGAATTAGAAGCATGGGGTACGATTTCGGAACGGTTACCGAGGTTTTGTACGATAATTAA
- a CDS encoding M23 family metallopeptidase, translating into MKKSKSKHNKHWTVLIIPTYYGRSTNFKITGWQIKLAAGVTIAILTISIYLLSNNLQLRSEAKHYAELKVINLKQQQEIMRLKEKEESIREKIEAVEELDRQIRELVGLTRKNSKNNIDEGTGSMGGGIPLDSFSDEMNSSPQERSWKDQQIPAITSGSEGYDWLETTQKIAAGFETLNPLLENKVDKLKQLKKDVTARQHYLAAIPTKWPLKGYITSRFGYRQSPFGGGKEFHDGLDIAANKGEPIRAAGNGKVVFAGSLSGYGRTVIIEHGYGYRTQYSHASSLLVKRGQTVKKGDVIAKVGSTGRSTGPHLHFMVFVNKKLVDPLDILP; encoded by the coding sequence ATGAAAAAATCTAAATCTAAACATAATAAGCACTGGACAGTGCTTATTATTCCCACTTATTATGGTAGGTCAACCAACTTTAAAATCACCGGTTGGCAGATCAAATTGGCCGCCGGAGTTACAATTGCCATACTAACAATAAGTATCTACTTACTTAGCAATAACTTGCAGTTGCGTTCTGAGGCCAAACACTATGCAGAGCTTAAGGTTATTAACCTTAAGCAGCAACAAGAGATTATGCGACTCAAAGAAAAAGAGGAGTCGATAAGGGAAAAAATAGAAGCTGTGGAGGAATTGGACAGGCAAATACGGGAACTGGTAGGATTGACAAGGAAAAATAGCAAAAACAACATAGATGAAGGAACGGGCTCCATGGGCGGCGGCATTCCCCTTGACAGTTTTTCCGATGAAATGAACAGTTCACCCCAAGAAAGGTCGTGGAAAGATCAGCAGATACCTGCTATAACTTCCGGTTCAGAGGGATATGACTGGCTGGAAACAACGCAAAAAATTGCTGCTGGATTTGAGACACTCAACCCGCTCTTGGAAAACAAGGTGGACAAACTCAAGCAGTTAAAAAAGGACGTCACGGCACGCCAACATTATTTGGCAGCTATACCCACTAAATGGCCTCTAAAAGGCTACATCACCTCCAGGTTTGGCTACCGCCAGTCTCCCTTCGGCGGGGGAAAAGAGTTTCACGATGGACTGGACATTGCCGCCAATAAGGGCGAACCGATTAGGGCGGCAGGTAATGGTAAGGTTGTATTTGCAGGCTCGCTTTCCGGGTACGGTCGTACTGTAATCATTGAACACGGATACGGCTACCGGACTCAATACTCTCACGCCTCCTCCCTTCTGGTTAAACGAGGACAAACTGTTAAAAAAGGAGATGTTATTGCAAAGGTGGGCTCTACCGGCAGAAGCACCGGGCCCCACCTTCATTTTATGGTTTTTGTAAACAAAAAGCTGGTGGACCCGCTGGATATACTGCCCTAG
- a CDS encoding bactofilin family protein → MKVGKLLTNFFRTPYDEHGLIEINGVLKGTIHKGREVIIAPSGRFFGNIQARSVEIAGLVHGDVEAESLVIYSSGQLYYGKLKCQRLSVKDGGTMVDESEKEKKQSNEVADNGLPMNPSNLDFTREDTIKSCIESKPELSNKVPKPNEADGILKDNCIHNVNNTQQDCEKTIPLQNGTLASQTKDEKPLNDHKQLRFYSSY, encoded by the coding sequence ATGAAAGTAGGGAAATTACTGACCAACTTTTTTAGGACACCTTACGATGAACACGGTTTGATTGAAATCAACGGCGTCCTGAAAGGGACAATTCATAAAGGACGTGAAGTGATAATTGCTCCCTCCGGTCGTTTTTTCGGCAATATTCAAGCTAGAAGCGTTGAGATAGCCGGCTTGGTGCATGGTGACGTGGAAGCAGAAAGTTTGGTAATATATTCATCCGGCCAACTGTATTACGGTAAACTAAAATGTCAGCGCTTATCGGTTAAGGACGGAGGCACAATGGTTGACGAAAGTGAAAAGGAGAAAAAGCAGTCAAATGAGGTTGCTGACAATGGGCTGCCAATGAATCCCTCCAATTTAGATTTTACCAGAGAGGATACAATTAAAAGCTGTATTGAATCCAAACCCGAACTAAGCAATAAAGTACCAAAACCAAATGAAGCCGACGGCATATTGAAAGACAATTGTATTCATAATGTTAACAACACGCAACAAGACTGTGAAAAAACAATACCACTCCAAAATGGGACACTCGCTTCTCAGACAAAGGACGAAAAGCCGCTTAACGATCATAAACAGCTGCGCTTTTATAGTAGCTACTAA
- a CDS encoding ParM/StbA family protein, with protein MTKIVGLDVGYGFVKITDGESGYSFPSVVGEGHTKPTFNSRGNYKPAIDDLKIGMGQKLYFVGKSAIRHSKFVYRDLSYTRSVGDDFEILFYSALSLFCPNRTNEFKVVTGLPVERIHLSKDLETRVRGERTINISRGGEMQEIRIYVSEVEIVPQPLGTYWSQFLSLDGEENSFPLEGLTGIIDLGFRTTDLAAIEDGEYIPEKSISLSVGLATAYSEVSANLATEYGLEKESYALDSVIIKRKINISGQAFDIAEIVDKAFQKLSTNVLVEINSQWRVSDFDNLILTGGGGQAISSYLLSQLQHAKLAVDPITANCRGYLSWGNRLWQTRPHEETVLTPQQSL; from the coding sequence ATGACAAAAATAGTCGGCCTGGATGTAGGGTATGGTTTTGTAAAAATTACGGACGGGGAATCTGGCTATTCTTTTCCCAGCGTGGTAGGTGAAGGCCATACCAAGCCAACGTTTAATTCAAGGGGCAATTATAAGCCCGCTATCGATGATTTGAAAATCGGGATGGGTCAAAAGTTATATTTCGTTGGCAAATCGGCAATAAGGCATTCAAAGTTTGTCTACCGCGACCTTTCCTACACGCGCTCGGTGGGAGACGATTTCGAAATTCTATTCTACAGCGCCTTGAGTTTGTTCTGCCCTAATCGCACTAATGAGTTTAAGGTAGTGACAGGACTTCCTGTGGAAAGAATACATTTAAGTAAGGACCTGGAAACACGGGTTAGGGGTGAAAGGACTATCAATATTTCTCGCGGCGGTGAAATGCAGGAAATCAGGATTTATGTTTCCGAAGTGGAAATCGTCCCCCAGCCGCTGGGAACCTACTGGTCCCAATTTCTTAGCCTTGACGGTGAAGAAAATTCGTTTCCCCTGGAGGGACTAACCGGAATTATTGATCTTGGTTTCCGTACTACCGATCTGGCTGCAATAGAAGACGGAGAATACATACCGGAAAAAAGTATATCGCTCTCTGTAGGCTTGGCAACAGCCTATAGTGAAGTTAGCGCCAATTTAGCCACGGAATATGGGCTGGAAAAAGAGAGCTACGCCTTGGACAGCGTAATTATTAAGCGCAAAATTAATATTTCGGGGCAAGCATTTGACATTGCTGAAATAGTTGACAAAGCCTTCCAAAAGTTGTCCACAAACGTATTAGTAGAAATCAATTCCCAGTGGAGGGTGTCAGATTTCGACAACTTGATTTTAACAGGCGGCGGCGGACAGGCAATAAGTTCTTATTTGTTGTCTCAATTGCAACATGCAAAACTGGCAGTTGACCCGATTACTGCCAACTGTCGCGGCTATCTGTCCTGGGGAAACAGGTTATGGCAAACTAGACCGCATGAAGAAACAGTGCTTACTCCGCAACAAAGTTTATAA